The region CTTTGCACGGGTTTGAGACCATCGCGGGCGTCGGGTAAGGCGCGGGCGATAATGACTGACATTGCGTACTGTAAGTAGCTATCCTGCATTTCTGTCGAAATCTCACGATTTTCCACCTTCCCATTGTCCATGGGGGTCAGAAGATTCTCTTCATTAGACATAATTTGAACACTAAAAATTAGGGACTTTTAACGGCCAAAGAATAGCATAATAAGAGGACAAAGAGCAAAGTGAATAGAATGGATGGTAATACAAAATTCAAAGAACAAATTAAGTATAATAGTTCTGTCTAATTGGCTAAGGTTTTCGGCTATCAGTTATAGATAGAGTTGTTGATTTAACTTCAGTCTTTATCAGTGCTATACTGCCGGTGAAAGTTTGACAAACAAAAAATAAATGTTATCATAAAATCTTTTTCAAATTTATCAATAAGACTATGTCAGCACCAACTATCACCACGCAACCTCAACAAATAAGTGCTCCTATTGCCTTAAGACCAGGCGTAGTCGTTCCTTTCCGAGGGAAAGCTTTGGCTATATTGTTGGGACTCACTTCAGTAGTACACGGTTGTGGAGATGTGGTGGCAGATGAAAGAATTCAAGCTTTGAGAAATAGGCTCGATGCTGCAGCTCAGGACGGCCCTCGCCCTACAGACACTAATAATTCTGAGCAGCCCGTTCAGCCAGACGTTGGGCCAGTAGCGGATGCTTCAGATGGGGCAGCAGATGTAGTAGTTACACCAGATGTAACTGGGAATGATGTCAGCGACGTCAATGATGTCCCAGTAGCGGTTGATGCTAGCGATGTTCCTGTAATAATCGATGCTGACACACCGACACCCCCAAGAGATATTCCTGGAGATAATCCTGTAGATGCTGGTGTGGATACAGGCAATGATGCTGGTACCGATACAGGTGTAGACACTGGTACCGACGGTCCTCGTGATGTTACTGATGTTGGTATGCCACCAATAGACGTTGTTAGTACCACTTGTAGATTGGGCACTGTAGAAATAAATAGTGGCAGACCAGTGAATTTGGCTGTGACAGATATCAGAAATGTGCCAGTAAGAATTCCAGTAACTAATTGTGCAGCATTATCAGGAAGAGCTTTGCGTATTGGTATGACAGATGGTCTCACCAGTGACAATAGTCAAACAGTTACTGTTGGTACACTAGGTTCTGGTGAATCACGCATCGATGGCCGTCTTAATATGATGGCATTTAATACTGCAAATGGTACGAGAGTTAATGTTACGACAGAAATGGTTGATGGTGTTCAGGGTGTTGGAATGACAACTGTAGACAGAGTGGCCCCAATGGGAAGAATTGTGAGAATTGGTGGTACTGGAGCTGGCACAAGTTTCTCAACTGAAGTTCAAATAATTCCTCCATCTCCAGATAATTTAAGTTTAATTTTCTTTACAAATGCTTCGGGTAGCACAGTTCTTTTGTCAAGAGGTAATATGGCTCAGACCTGTACTCTTGGGGGAGCGCCATGTCCTGATACAGTAAGTACAGATGGTGGTGTGTCTCGGGCTCAGTCTTGTGCTGTGGATCACTCTTCAGGTGCTTTCCCAATGGTGCCAAGATTTGGATGTGACTTTAGTTCACGAGTATTTACATACACCCCAGATGCAACAAGAGGAACAATGTTTATCAACCTAACACGTGGAGAAACAGATGAATTGAGAGGGGTTATGAGAACAATGGCAATCTCTAGCTGCTATGTTAGGGTGTATTTTTCAGATGCTACTGGAAATTCCTCGTTTGCTCAATTTGGACCGGTTGAAATGACCCTATAAAATTTTGCACTTTAATTGCGAGCCTTTGAAGCCTCCCTTCATAGCATTAGAAATAATGTCTAGTTTATTGTATAATGATGGGAGTGAAACAAAAACAAATGAAAAAATTTATTTTGGCAGTTATCTTTATAACTCTTTTGTCTGCCCTTTCGATAGATTTTCAACAACCTCTTTCTACCCAAGCTGCAGCACAGGTATATTTAGTTGATTTAGCCGATGATGGATCAACTGGTACCAGTCCTGTTTGTGATGCAACGGATAATGATAACTGTAACTTTAGACAAGCTGTTCAAGATGCAATACTTAGCGATGAAGATGTTATCATTTCTTTTGCGTCAGATATTTCAGAGATTGAGTTGGGTGATGTTAGTGGGGACTCTTCAGTAGACAGCCTATCGAATTTTATCAATACTGACCATTCAATCACTATTGATGGTGGAAGTAATAAAGTCGCTATTAGTCCTGTAAGTGGAACCTATACGCACTTTTTACAAATTGGTTCGACAGGTACCAACTCTACTAACAATATTATTAAAAATCTTACCATTACTGGCTTTCCCAATGGTATTATTATCTATGGAGACAATAATCGTGTAGATGATACCACTTTGCATGGCAATGCTTTGGGTGATACTTGTGATAATACTGGGCAAGTGGGTATTAGTGTCCGTGGTAGAGCTGGTGACACGGTGAATTCGGGAACAATCATTAGTAACAATGATATTGGCTGTTTTAGAAAGGGAATCACTGGTCGAGTGGTTAGTTCTTTATTGATTACGAATAATGATATAGAGGGAAACACTTCTTTGGATGACGAGATCTCGCCGTCGATAGATGATAATGAATGTTACACCGCTGGTATTCAGCTATTATCTGGTGAAGATGATGTTCGAATCATCGGCAACGATATTAAAGACAATGGTTCCCTACTTGCTGATCAAACTGGAGATTGTGTTTCAGTGGCGCCTTTTTTGAGTGCGGGAATAGTTATTGGTGTTGAAGGTGAAGAAACGTCTATAAATAAGGTAATAGTGGAAAACAATCTTATCTCTGGAAATATTGGTACTGGTATTGCTTTGATCGCCAGCTCCCAAAATCAAATTCTCGAAAATACAATTGAGTCTAATGGTGACAATGGAGATGATTTGTCAGATCCTACAGATGACATTGGTAATGGTATTGCCCTTTTATGTGCCACAGAAACTATCGCGGGTGCTAGTGACAATCTCATTTATCAGAATACTATCAATAATAATGCCGATAATGGCATATTTATTGCTCAAGATTGTACTGAAGATGATGAAGGTAATCACTTCAATATTCTTCTGGAAAATAGCATTTTTGAAAATGGTAGCACTGCAACTGGAGCATTATTGGAGAATGATGGTATTGGAATAGACTTACAAAGTAATGACGATCTTCAGGCTGGATCTTATAGCAATCAAAACACTAACATTTCTACCAATGATACAGATGATAGTGATGAGGGGGGGAATGCTGTTGTCAATGCTCCGGTGATCACTAGTGCTACATTTGATGAGCCTACTGGTATATGGACCATCTCAGGCACGGCAGATAATGCCGGATCTGGTGCAATAATAGAACTCTATGGCATAGCATGTGTTGATGTATTGGTAGAGTCAACTTGTGATATTGATGATACCGATGCTACAGGTTATGGTTTCGGTTCAGGAGAAAACTATCTGGGTCGCACTATTGTGGCTGATGAAGAGGGGCCTTTTAGTTGGACAATGGATATTCCATTATCTGCAGGTTTCCCAGGCGGTTTACTCACTGCCACTACTACTTCATTAGATGATGATATTGATTGTGCTGGAATATTTCCTTTGGTAATTGCTGATTTGATTGCCGAAACAGGTGCTGGCGTATCGCCATGTCATACTTCCGAATTCAGTGCCAATTTCTTAGCGCAAAACTTAAACACTGTTGCTATATTCAATAAGTTTGCGGCCCTAGCCTCTGTGGCCCAAGGAGGAACGCAAACCTTTTTGTTCTCTTTCAATAATGCTGGTACTGAAGCAATATCTTTACTGACTTTGACTGATGTTTTGCCTGATGGCCTTACTTATGTACCTGATAGCTGTCGTTGGCAACTAAACTTTACTCCCTCAACTGAAGGTGACAGCAACTGTTCTTTTGTCTCAGATGATATCGATTTGGAAGATTTCACGACCTTGCTGCCTATAGAATCGATCTACGTTGTTTTCGACGCTGCTGTTGATTCTGATGCAACTATTGGTGCTCGTACCAATACAGGATCGGTGCTCTTTGGTGAAGATGCTATTGAGGCTGAGTCTACTGCAGATTTTACTATCACAGCTACTGCTGCTGAGGAATGTTCCACACCAGATGTAACTCCCAATGCCACCTTCACCATAGATGAAGACGAGCATGA is a window of Candidatus Abawacabacteria bacterium DNA encoding:
- a CDS encoding right-handed parallel beta-helix repeat-containing protein; the encoded protein is MKKFILAVIFITLLSALSIDFQQPLSTQAAAQVYLVDLADDGSTGTSPVCDATDNDNCNFRQAVQDAILSDEDVIISFASDISEIELGDVSGDSSVDSLSNFINTDHSITIDGGSNKVAISPVSGTYTHFLQIGSTGTNSTNNIIKNLTITGFPNGIIIYGDNNRVDDTTLHGNALGDTCDNTGQVGISVRGRAGDTVNSGTIISNNDIGCFRKGITGRVVSSLLITNNDIEGNTSLDDEISPSIDDNECYTAGIQLLSGEDDVRIIGNDIKDNGSLLADQTGDCVSVAPFLSAGIVIGVEGEETSINKVIVENNLISGNIGTGIALIASSQNQILENTIESNGDNGDDLSDPTDDIGNGIALLCATETIAGASDNLIYQNTINNNADNGIFIAQDCTEDDEGNHFNILLENSIFENGSTATGALLENDGIGIDLQSNDDLQAGSYSNQNTNISTNDTDDSDEGGNAVVNAPVITSATFDEPTGIWTISGTADNAGSGAIIELYGIACVDVLVESTCDIDDTDATGYGFGSGENYLGRTIVADEEGPFSWTMDIPLSAGFPGGLLTATTTSLDDDIDCAGIFPLVIADLIAETGAGVSPCHTSEFSANFLAQNLNTVAIFNKFAALASVAQGGTQTFLFSFNNAGTEAISLLTLTDVLPDGLTYVPDSCRWQLNFTPSTEGDSNCSFVSDDIDLEDFTTLLPIESIYVVFDAAVDSDATIGARTNTGSVLFGEDAIEAESTADFTITATAAEECSTPDVTPNATFTIDEDEHDETLTTTPHTAEFANTTPTTGNDPITYRWLLDGEEIANGTDVADATQSIALTAGTHTVTHIVSDCDGDIVIDSVYITVTASTTTTTAVTLSKTISPASNLRNGDLVTVDLGVSNLVTSNTITALTLHDTFTGLSPVVPVCTFAIDALPIATSSSCSVTAGGNILLTLPSGGLQAGHKLHIRYLTTVVGSPGNYTNSLSLVSSTPTVASAPAQVSAQHAVIATTQACSGNTTVDAELTLNTQLTTELSYEASASGIFTFANSSTTGDGTIVYRWFLNNQLQPESGNSLVRTLATQTTVTLLKQDCNGSVDSDTVTLTFPGSTPTATEGGPFSVVKTTTDGKDMYSLAAEQISYQVQITNLDSAAHVYNFRDTIPAGFLATAQITDLAGGTNATTGREITINNITLASGEVKTVRYLLSLEDKSDFPLDSFSLDADAEEDDNDFYITAVEESDISTEGNDHDDEEDITEAPDGKFVSLGDDGSIVVDTGEDKVIVNGSGVDFALFQINNHIDDADSESEAYKVSVSQDGDTFVRISGDGAYDLGKTQLAWARYVKIEDKSSEVQPKAPGVDLDAVCILNIGVPVENNARVTSGSVNHNSQSLVYLDVTSAFDNRLKKSDCEEEETITKVARTLELVPPSLPAPSAPIVPTPVPQTELPKTGSESLLIGAILSISALLARRLQKQKK